In the genome of Sardina pilchardus chromosome 14, fSarPil1.1, whole genome shotgun sequence, the window gacaataaacttgaacttgattgTCATACACAAAACTGCTTGATCATTAACAgtttcaaaatgtcaaaatgtacatacagtaggcctacatgagctGAGACACTAAACATTCGCCCATTTAAGTATACTTTTATAAAAAGTATATTTGGGCAGGCCGGAGGCGGGTACGAGGCAGAGCCCCCCCACATAACCAAGTCCAACATGGATTGAAGCTGGCCAGCGACCGCCGTGGACTGACATATCAGCGCTCGATCCGGAGACCAAGACGATTTATTCACAGGCCTTTCACAGTGCTCGCATGCTCCGCTACAGCAATACACAGTCGGAGCTCCCATGGAGCGGTTAGCCGTTGATGTCATGGGAACCGCTGCCGGTCACAGAACGGGGAAATCACTACGTGCTCTTCAGGAGCTGATTGATGCAGCAGAGAGTATGGGGAATGATGAAGAAAATGACACAGGTGAGATATTTTAAAACAATTGAAAGATTTTCTCTCAGTTGGAAAATGTATTTGACTAAGCTGCTAATCACATCCTTGTGCCTCTTTTTCATAGAGCATGGGATCATGAACTTGCATAACCAATCCCAATTTAACCCCTGCATCCCACCCATTGTTTTGTTGAGAAATCAAGGAAACGAAAAACAGGTTATTTACAAGGAAATTACTTTTGAGACAATACAGAAGAGAACAATATCAGACTATCAAACTGAAACACTATTACATATTGGCCATTTAATTTGGGTTTTTAAAAATTGAGGCAAATGAGCATATTTGTGTGCAGACAActgcatgtttattttgtgagCATGTAGATACATCATGACTCCTCACCATTCATCCTCTAAAATGACCAGACCAAATATCACAAATGCTAGCAGAATGTGTGACGTTAAATAACAGATAGGTGTAGGATGGGTGTTGGTTTTCAGGGGTaaaacatttgaacatttgtttTGCCCTTAAATCAGGCAAGAACACTTAAGTGCAGCAGGAGATTGTGGTTTGCAATGGTGGCCTTTATACCACACTTCCCAGATGGATTAACATGTGTCTGTGGATAGTTTTCAAGGCCGACATCTCTGGATGAAGCGGGGGTATAGACAAACATCCCGGATGTGGTGGCGATTCAGAAGCCAGGTGAGGAAACGTTCCAGGCCCAAACCATACCCACCATGGGGGCATGTTCCATATTTCCtctgaaaaacaaacatttcagacACCATTACTACCCTAGATTAATTTATCTTCCTGCACCACCATGCATTAATAGATACTGGTTTACAAGGAGTCAGGAACCAGCTGTTTAAAAAGTTTAATCGAGATCAGAATGATCCAGATTTGGAAAACCCATGATTTACCATCAAGGATCAGGTCATACAATTTGATCCAATCAAATAGCCGGGTATTTGGTTGTACCAACTGAATTATATAACTGACTTAACACGTGTATTTAGCTCTATGGCACTGTGTTGTGACGACTATTGCCAACAACAGGTGAAATGGGCAAAACAACAACACGCATTACATTAGTTATTTTGCAAACAAGCAATTTTCACAAATAACACAGGTCCAGCCAATCATGTAAACGTTTGTTTTGTAACTTGGTGTCAAGAGGAAGCAGAATTATCATTATGCAAGTAATCCACCCATCAAAATGCACTGAACTTGGATAATCTTCCAGGATTACGGCCTAGGAGTACAAAATTGCTTACTTTACGCCACAGGCTGGGGCTAAATATATGACTCGAGATTGGATAAAATTAGCTTTCTCCCCTACCATTCTATATCTATCGGGGGTCCATTGAGATACGCAAGCCAGCAGATCAACGTAATGTTAGCCTACTATTATCTGTTGATATCAAACCTGGAGAGGAACCAGCAAATTAATCTGACTTTTCCAGGTTTTCCATGATCGTGGGAACCCTGAAATATGTACCTGAGGGTTTACTAGCTGAATTTCATACCCGGACGCTGTTGACTTGTACCATGCCGGAGTacggttctctctctcactatcaaACTGTGCCCAGGTATGGTTGAGCAGCTGTGCTCAAGAATCTTTGCATAGGCGCAATCCTAAACCCAACTGTACCCTGCCAAAGTCcagcagaaacaaacaaataaaccggCCTTTGGGGGGTCAAGCATACTCTGGTACGGTATGGATGGCATGGTGTGAGTACGCCCTATGAACACAAGACATAGCCCCTGTGGCTCATAAGAATCCGTACCTGGTCAGTGTACCAGTAGTAGGGAGTCGGGTCAATGCCCTCCCTCTTGTAGCCTTCCAGCAGCTCCTCAGAGTCCCAGATACGCATTGACCCTCCAACAATCTCCCCAACATTAGGCATCAGCACATCAACCTGCGAAGCacacaacaaccacacacaccgtcttcaaccaaaaccaaagatttgAACACAAATGATCCTTCTGATCAGATTCTTCTCCATAAACTAGATCCTTCATGCTCTTTCAGAAACACTGTGCTGTTACTGAAGGATCTGCAATGTAATTACATAATGACAAAGCATGAGGGAACTCTGTTGCAGTATTCTATTATGCGTCACTCTAAAACTCTAAGACATTAAACTGCTGCCAGATCTGAATGTATCCATGCTATCTGGCTCATATACAAATATAAGGACTAGAAAGCATGACGCACAAGCTTACATCAAGCAGCACATTCAGTagattaatgtactgtataaaacTCGATGGCTCTAAAAGATCTCTCATGTGGCCCTGAGCTAATTGCGGTGGCTGAGCGAATTGTCCTGTGGACTGACCGACTCCGTGAGGCGGCGGTCCTCTGGACACCGCTGCATGTAGAAAGACTTGATCTCTGCAGGGAAGCGGCACAGCAGAATGGTCTCGTTGATGGCGTCAGTCATTAGCCTCTCTGGAGCTTCAGGGATGTCCTAAGACAGGGCACAGAGGAGACCCACGGATCAGCTGGGTTCGGGTAGGTatacacacagagcacataTGGAGCACATGCCTTGATTCACTGTCCAGATCTATAGcacaagagggagaggggatcTAAGGAACAATGGGTAAATGTTGTTTGCAATTTACATCCAACTGCTAATGGATCTTGGTTTTATATTACCTAAATCGAAGACATACACATCAAGTCTGAAGACTTACACCAACTCATAGGCCCGAGAACCTTGGTCTCcacaataaaaacacatacacatagtatGCTTTAACCCAGTAACATATCTACCTCTCCAAATTCATAGTAAGTTCCATCATCTTTCTTGACATCGTGCTCTTTCAGCCAGTCAATGGCCTCTGAATAGTTCATCCTCCTGAAGGGCCGCTTGGGTGGCTTAAAATCCTGTCAAAAAAGTTTTTAATTGATTATACCATCGTACATACCTGGCCAGTAGGTCACATCATATAGACTTACGGATGTGGTTGTGACAGGAGTTCCCTATGtatacacaccacactacaccacaaagCTGCAAGCCACAGTTTACACCGGCTCCAtggtcagaggtggaaaagtccagcttcagaaagtaaaagtcctaccatgtaTATGTGctaaccattcatttaaaccagctggtTCTAATTAGCACACCTCTTCTGCTAGGTAaagcagctaattagtgagatcacctgtgttaagtgtacaggtagaaccaatacatggttggatttttactttctgaagctggactttttcaCCTCTGTCTATGGTAGACCTTAGCTGCTTTTAACTGATAATATTAGCTAATGTTATATGCAGATATGGAAATAGGCTTCCCTACCAAAAATTCCCAATAATTCTAACCACATACACCTTCATAAGTAAATAGGACCAATTGATTTTAGTTTATTGGTCAAAATCTTCAAGTGTCAAAGCTATGATTGCTCTTACACCCAGCCCATCTCCTAATAACCAGCTGAGTAGTTCAGGTTAGAAACATACTGGGTTGATGTCGTAGAGCAGCTGAGCAGCTTCAGACTTGAGCACACGGtccaccacatcacacaccagGTCCTCCAGGCGGTTCAGCAGGTCCTCAAAGCTGATGAAGGGACACTCCGCCTCAATGTGAGTGTACCTGAGACATGACCACAACAATGAACACTTAGAATATCTGAGGCTCTTCGAAATGAAAAATAACCACAGGCATGAGTTGTGCACCCTCGGTCTTGTTCACAGTGAGACCATTTCTAAATAATTGTGGGAGTTAAGCGCTGATTTCCATGGATCTGGGTCACGTTAATTGTGTTCTAGAGAGTAAACAGAACGAATGAGGGGAACGTGAGAGCTCGTCCTATTATCCGATTTGTCAATTTTTGTTGTGAGTACAAAATCAGAGAACGGAAAAAAAGCGGACTCGTtatgtgtttttcattttggtttTAAGATATAGGAAAAAAATTAGTGCATGATCTGATGAATGAGTGGACTCGGGAGGATGATAGTTGTCCAGTAAAAACAGCAGAAATGAGCAAAAATGCTatttaatgtctgcagtgtaGTGCTGattagttttgtttactcatgacAACAGTTGATACAGagggaaaactcatgcttttagccttctctcccctctgaaCGGTAGAATGTCACATCCACTACAGTTTGCAGGAAAATCAACTATTTTTTGGTTCCAGCTCCGCCTCTGAACCAAAGTGCCACATTCCGAACCATTTTTTGTTTGGTCAAAATGCTGCGAATGGTTCAAATGCTGATTCGCGAGCGGAACGGGTTcgctgtcggtggaaaagggctatgaggaagatgaggggcagttctcactcactcagcaaGGTGTCTGCGCGTGCGGGACTGCTCAGCGCGGTACGACTCGGCGATGCAGAACGTGTCTCCTAGCGCAGGGATGCAAGTCTCCAGGTAGAGCTGAGAGGACTGGGTCAGGTAGGCATCCTCCCCAAAGTAGTTGAGGCCGAAGAGTGTGGAGCCACCCTCCACCTGGGTCTGCACCAGAGTGGGGGGAGTGATCTGGAGAGGAGAAGCAGGGCTTAGATTTGTTGCTACAGTCAAAACTTCCATTGATAACAGTATAATAACAGCTTATAGAACAAAGCTTCCTCTGGTCATCAGGAAATGTGTATGCACCCATCAGcaggttaaagggacacttcaccgattagcatgaagctttgcatctttagaaaaccagtcatgtttttgaatggtcgtgcatcattccctcggtttgccttgagatgggagaaatacggatttcaatgagacccatgaataggacttcctgctttcaatgatgtaaaatcttgatttttacatcattgaaagcaggaagtccaacattgaaatccgtatttctcaaagcttaatgctaatcggtgaagtgtccctttaacaacTTCACTTATTTTGTCTTTACAAACAACCTTGACTCACCACAGATTCAAAGCTGAAGAGCTTGACaagtttgttattttgtaattgtGTTTGTTTCATGTCTTGAGGCTCCATTCGGTATTGTCTTATCAATGTCTTGATaagaagcgctttgggttgcactctgtgcatgttaaaggcgctatacaaataaactgacTTGGTTTTTGAATCGGATATAATTGAAGGCATTATACCGTTTTCCCAGTTCCGAAtgaaaactgaaataaatattAAGCATTGGACTTGCCTCATAGTATCCGTTGTTGAAGAAATGGTCCCGGAAGCACTGTGTGACAGTGGAGCGAACCCGCAGGATCTTGGACACGTTCTCACCGCGGATCATCATGTGCCGGTTGTTGAGCTGCACGTCCACGTCTGACTCCTCGTTCAGCAAGTTGtcagcgccccctgctggggCTAGGCCAATCAGCTCCCAGAAGTCACAGTGAAGCTCATGGCCTCCAGGAGCCTGGGATCGGTTCAGTGGCCAGAAAAATTAGGAATACACAGAACAGGTAAGAATGAACCCATCGCAAGCTTGTATGCAGTCACATTATAGCAGGGAATAACAATTCCTGAATTTTTCACACTGCAGAATTATTttcaaaaaaagtcaacagaTAATGTAATGATTTGTTCCCAATCTCTATGGCCTTGTTAGAAACAACTCCACATGATCAACAAATGACTGACCTGCTTCCCCTCAGGGACTGGCTGCACAATCCCATAGAGAGCAACCGTGCTCTCCGTGGACAGCACCAGACCGTTGTAACACTGGCACTGCAGGGAGAGGAATTAGCGTGTCAAACAGAAACTGCCTTCATTGTCTTGTCGTGCACTATTTTCTCATAGACTATATTATATTAAACTAAACTACATATATAACTGAACTATATTTGTCTGTCTATTAGATGGCTAAAAAGTATTTGTTCTCTGCCAACTCTGGAAGCCACAAGTGGACACAGCACTATGTTTCATTTAAGGACAAGCAGCAGGAAAAATGAGCAGAAcaggtaaaagaaaaaaagatggcaAAAAGGTAGTCTAAACTTAGAAGTACAAACTTAGTATTACAAACTAAGATATATAGATAACTCAGAAATTATGAACCTATAAGGTATAACATCTTAAAAACAGTTAACACAAAAGCAACAGCTTGTAATTACATGCAAGCAATGACCAGACTAGGTTTATTCCTACCAGTTTGTCAGTAAGCACACACTGCAGGAAGCCAGTTCCATCTCTTAACACGATGAACAGCAAATTCTTTCCTGTAGCAGCAATTAAGAGTTGTGTTAGAAAAGTTTCCACTACATTTGTGTACATGCAGATATGCACATATCAATTCTGTAAAATTAACAGATTCAAAATTTGAATATCCAGGAAAAGTATTTTTTGATGATTACTGTTTAACAACAGCTCATGGAAATCTAAAATCCAGAATCTCAATATATTCAAACGAATTCATGATACACAAATGTAGACTGGCGATGAGctcagaggggtatttcacaaaacctagataagggattaagctgggattttttggttatcctggatgaatttacccttgactcggtttcacaaaagagatgctacataagttgccatgggaatttattctctgaagctagccaacagccaagataagttaattctaatggtaattacattatctgattggttcagctagctgtcattcaaatcagacctgcatgcgatttttgaaagagctgtattccatttatatactatttgctacttgcatttactcgcaaaacacaacagaatgtctgcccaataccatttagatatcatttaaattatggtggccttataattaattacaaaatcgttgtttgcatctttttttgactgacgtttgatgaatagcctagttgattggaagtggaggggacatatttcgaaggtgttttcaactaatttggtttaaagacagaataaagatatatatagtcatactttgtgcatctttgcggaggcaagcgctttcttaatgacgttgcgtgccgagacaaggaagctctcacacgtgggtgcatacgtaaatttgcattcagttggtctgccacacctactcccgctacgtaacagaaataatcatgattccccatccaaaaaagtaaaactttacctcgttgttgtctatatcaaaagcggttgttaacTTTTTGTGCAAGACACTATTttttgcgtcttttttattccaaccgtgagttatttaggggagaaacgagaacgcgcacacatcccgaataacttacacctggcttgacatagacgctcctgttcatcctggattggcgttagtgaaacgagtttagcaaggatgactagagaacgctatgtcaaacctggctttatcgattatcttggatgtcttaattctgcttttgtgaaatacccctctgatCAGCTAATTAAGGCAAAACACCAGCAAATGTTTCCGCAGCCTTAAAAGCGAAATCATCCATGACAAAAGATGTTGCTGTATCCAGTTCCCACCTTGCCTACGCAGTCGGTGCACCCAGCCAAAAATCTTCACCCGTTGCCCTCGGAGTGGTTCCAAATTGCGGATTTTAACCTATGGACACAAAAGACCTATCAGTCACAAGTCATTTTGACACTGCTTTACCTAAAGGGTGTAATTAAGGTCATTTCAATAGCAAAGGCTGAGTAGACACATTCACTTTATTCTTACCTGAGCCAATCATTATGGCTTTAAACTGACAGAGCTCGCAGGGACCTGAGCGTTTTCTGACTTACCGCTTTAGGCTCCGGCAAGCTGGGGTCTTTCTCAATGAGCACCTTCTTTGCCTCTTCAAGGTTCTTCTCTCGTCTGTCTGCATCTTCTGCCTGGCAATGACAAAATTAAACCTTAGGGAGAAACTATGCAGTTTTGGcaatttcttcgctgttttctcgTTTTTCACCCACAGGTTTCTCTGAAGAGCTCCCCCTTCAGCTTCAGCGTATATATCTTACGACCTTACAGCTTCAGAGTATATATTTTATGACATACTCAGTCTACCGTTTCCTCTTTCCCTGTTTCTCTGAGAAACTCCATTGCTACCTTGTTCTAGCCGGTGCCTCGTGTTACATCGCAAACATGATTGCGAGGCTGCTAGACTTTCGGTCTCTGAATCCAGCGGCCCGCCGGCCCAAAGTTGCAAGGGTGTTTTTTCTGCTCACTGGCACTAGGGGAAAGCGAGACTACCACCATTCAAGCCGAAAAAAGGACACATagccattccaatgactccgaagctgttcAATTAAGGTAAATTAAACTAATATAAACGGTATAGTTCCCCTTTAGTGGCATACTGCAACAAACTGCCGACTTGTTTTTCATCTGTCAGCTTCAATATGCACTCTGTCAACACTCAAAATAGCTTAGCTATCATTTAGCATACTGAACTGAAACAGTCACATTTCAACCAGGTTACAATGAGTCGAAATGATTTCCCTGTTGATGTCAATGGAACATCTGAATCCAGGACAATGGTTAATGGTTAGAATGAACACCAGGTTTCTCACATCCTCAGATAAGATAAgccaatatatacagtatatctaaaaACATCCTTGTAGCTTCTATGCAGAGTGCCATGACTGCATGGGTTGGTGTGTGGGCCTAGCTGTAGTTGGTGTGTGGGCCTAGTTGTAATAAAAGGAAGGAGCTCTCAGTATTTAcccactttcactttcacttgtgTCAGTGGAAAGTGTCCACCTAGAGAGCACTGAGCAGTAGCACCCACCGTACCTCTTTCTTGTCTTTGGCATCACTCTTCATCTGCTCCCTCTGCCAGACCTTCTTTGTGTTCTTCATTTGGGTTTTGGAAATCACTGCCCATCTCTGGAGGAGCACAAACGGAGTGATGAAATGTTACACACTAATCCACAGCCTCAAATGAATACATTACCATTTTCATTCACTCTGTTCAACCACTACtgacctctccctccttctgtgaATCCACATAGATGGTCGGGAATGGCTCCTTTCCAGCAAACAAGAAAGCCTGAAACATCCATAATGTTAAATATGGATACTGATCATGGCCTACACGGCCTACACGGACGATGCATTTATTGAGCAGAAACAAAGCCTGCCAGTAATGATGCTCAGTAACCAGGAAGAATAGGAGGCAAAACTCAGATACGAACAGAAAAACTGACTGCATTCGCCACCAATAATGATGTTTACTTGCATTCTGAACCTACCTTCAGTGGCGTTTTGAATGGCTTCTGCTCTGTTCCATTCCCAGCGTCATCACTACCTTCCTTAGCAGACACGTAGAGCTCCCCTGGAAGAAAAAATGAGGCTAAAACTCCATAATATCAATATCTTAGAAAACAGCTGCTCCCTTTCAGACATCAATTTGGTGACGAAAGGAtgaccttaaagggacacttcaccgattagcattaagctttgtatctttagaaaaccagtcaagtttttgaatggtcgtgcatcattccctaagtttgccttgagatgggagaaatacggatttaaatgaaactcatgaagaggacttcctgctttcaatgttgtaaaatgatgatttttacatcattgaaagcaggaagtccaacattgaaatccgtatttctcccatctcaaggcaaactgagggaatgatgcacgaccattcaaaaacatgactgtttttttaaagatacaaagcttaatgctaatcggtgaagtgtccctttaaatttCAAAAGTTGATCAAGTTATTCAGCAGTACTCGTTGTCCACTCAAGGCACTGACATATCACTGGTGTGACACATACAGGATGTAGCCATATCATGATGCAATAGCCCCATACTATGAGAACAGCTATCCTAAATTCCGACTTATCATGACACAGGTTACACCAGGGCCAGTGTTACCCACGCTGCCTTTCTTTCGTTTCCTCTCTTTTACACTAATTCATTAATCAATAAGAATGCATGGTCAGggttacacaaatacacaaaaatgtGAAATCGTATAGTTTAGCTTACACATTGTACCAAACGATTTACGATCAGCCACACCTCCTGGTCTAAAATCCAACGCTTTCAACACAAACTGAGAAGGGGATCCAGCCTGTCCACAAATATGTGAGCTATGATGGCAGACGCATTGCAGCACATCCCACCTATCTATGCGGAATTCAGAACGTAAATCCCCGGCGAACCTGAGCACCCAGTCAAGCTTGTAGTTTGCTGGCTTGACAATTCTGCTGTTGTCATTATCTAAGGAAACAACTTATCTGTGTAAAGTTAATCTCACTCACACGAATGCAATCTGGCTGCCATTCCAGACCATTCAAACGTAAACTCAGAGTACTGACTACATAAGAAAATTGTATAAATACATTGAGAACTCGGCACAAACAATAAACACTGTATGACGTGGACATGACCAATGGTTAAGGACTAATTTAAAACCACTAAAGGGAGGAAGTTAGCCATAGCTAGCTGCGGCTAAATTCTGAATGACTTCAGTCACGGCGGCTTCATTACGATTGAATTGTAAATTTGAAGTATGTCGTTTAGAGGACAAACGGCTGTGAGGTTATTTGCTTTTCTGTCAACGTTGACGAAAATATTTGATCACACATGCCGTTGTTTTCAGGTGTCCATGATCCATCTGCGAGGAAGAATCAATGATCTGATGCAACACGATGCATTGCTTGCCCCTTCCTCGCAATCGTTGTTTTAATATTAAACACTTACTTACCTACAGAGAGTTTGTCGGCGTCTTTTGTAATTTCATCCGCCATCGTTGGTGTTAAAGATAATATGCCTGAAGTAGAATTAAGTGAAAAACCAAATTTTGGTTTTCACCAGCTGTCTAGCTTGCTACTacacgccgccaccgccgccgtcaCATTACAAGCAAGATGTACACACATGCTGCCCCCTGCTGCAGCGGAGAGCATAAAGGAGCTAAACGTAAATGTGAAAGTGATTTACAAATATGATAGATTTGCTGTGCTGTAGTTTATTTAGAAAGTGAGCTCTCAAACAAATGCAGTGTGTTTTGCAAACACAAAACATATCATCAAAGAaaagttcatttttaaaatgtaagtGCACCTACAAAATAACATCATATCTATATCATCATGAGGTGTAACCTCGGTTCTTTAAGAATATGAGTGAGGTAGGTAGGCCTATGTCACAGGGAATGTGCACCCCTTTTTGCTTCTTTTCTGTGATTGGGCACATGTGTgacaaatatgttttacactaccggtcaaaagcttggggtcacttagaaatgtgaattccattccattatagacagaataccaacTGAGATCCGTTTTAATCAAGGtggcagttttcagattacgtTATGTgtttacataattgcaaaagggttctggACTGTTGTAGAAATAAATGAGTGATCTTTAAAGCAACATCTACATTTCCCATTttcagcaaccattcatccaatgttccaaagCCACATTCTGTTTACTCATCTGATACCATTTTAAAAGAGTAATTGAGAAAACCATagactgtctatggagaaaacattggagaacccttCTGCAACTATGCAAGCTATGGAGCTAGATATATGTGTCTAGCTCCATAGCCACTTCACTACCACTGCCCTGTTAGTGAGAAGCAAATCAAGACCAACAACATCAACCAATGCAGTCATGTATGGTCTCCTAAATTGTTATGTAAGAAATCATTTAGCTTGACTATACTAGTCAACAGCTAGTCCTGAATAATTCAACTTTAATGCCGACAGGTTTTGCATGATTGTAACTCAAAGGCAAGTTGTATAATGCTGGCGAACAGTTGTTGATACTTGAGTTCAACCGCCAATAAGCCTATGAAGCAACATGTTGATTAGCTGGAACAGTATGCCCTGGGGCCTGGGACACTATTCTTACTTATTGAGCCAGTACTGCATGGACAACATTGATATTGAATTTGAATATGTTCACTAAAATCTCAAAGCGTAAAAGATGCAATGGACACTGGATGACGACCCTTCAAACAAGCCACCATACGGCCAGTTACACTGACACACGTTAATATGAGAAGGTTGACCTTTGCCCTTTCCCTACCAGGTTTACAAATTTCccctttttcaaaaatcttcACTCACTGAAATAAGTCACTGTGGCTCTATCCCTAACCTATTCATGACTAATGTGCCTCAGTGGAGAAAAGAATGATGAGGTTTGGCTGAAGTTGTGACACTGCTAGAAGGGCACTGATTACTTATTCTTACGACCTAGCACTGCTCTATCCTTACATATATCCACAAGATGCACGTAGGGACCCCTCTCAGTCTAAATGGGGGCACTCGGCAGAGGACCCTCTGTGTAAGCTAACAAAATCTCCATCTTTGCATTTTTGTTCACAATTCTCTGCATCTTCTGTGGGTAGCCTAAGAGGTGTTCATCTTTGGGGTAATATAGAGCCAGAATTCCTGAAAGTGTGTGAGCATTTCATATTTGCCTTGTTTACAAATATTTGTTATCCAATGTTGGATGTTAATATGTTCTAAATACATTCCTACTACATGCATGTACTGATTTTGAGCTGTAATATCAACAGTCCAGAGGACTTTGACTGTACTTGCATGAAATGCATCACGGCAATTTACGACACCTCGAAATATCCACCGGCATATGTGCGACTTCTTGCAATGACGTCAAGTTCCGAAACTCCgcccatttcattttgaaggCGTTTTGATTGGCCAATCATTGAGATTTCGTCAGATCTGCACGAGAGCGTGTGATTCGAGAAAGGGGAATTAtccgtgtgttgtgtgtagctaGCTACATTAGCTACTGGAAAAGGCGATAGTAAATTGGAAGGAATaattaaattattttaaatATC includes:
- the nars1 gene encoding asparagine--tRNA ligase, cytoplasmic, with the protein product MADEITKDADKLSVGELYVSAKEGSDDAGNGTEQKPFKTPLKAFLFAGKEPFPTIYVDSQKEGERWAVISKTQMKNTKKVWQREQMKSDAKDKKEAEDADRREKNLEEAKKVLIEKDPSLPEPKAVKIRNLEPLRGQRVKIFGWVHRLRRQGKNLLFIVLRDGTGFLQCVLTDKLCQCYNGLVLSTESTVALYGIVQPVPEGKQAPGGHELHCDFWELIGLAPAGGADNLLNEESDVDVQLNNRHMMIRGENVSKILRVRSTVTQCFRDHFFNNGYYEITPPTLVQTQVEGGSTLFGLNYFGEDAYLTQSSQLYLETCIPALGDTFCIAESYRAEQSRTRRHLAEYTHIEAECPFISFEDLLNRLEDLVCDVVDRVLKSEAAQLLYDINPDFKPPKRPFRRMNYSEAIDWLKEHDVKKDDGTYYEFGEDIPEAPERLMTDAINETILLCRFPAEIKSFYMQRCPEDRRLTESVDVLMPNVGEIVGGSMRIWDSEELLEGYKREGIDPTPYYWYTDQRKYGTCPHGGYGLGLERFLTWLLNRHHIRDVCLYPRFIQRCRP